From Antennarius striatus isolate MH-2024 chromosome 9, ASM4005453v1, whole genome shotgun sequence, one genomic window encodes:
- the si:dkeyp-69b9.6 gene encoding uncharacterized protein si:dkeyp-69b9.6 isoform X1: MSAPPPPPLQQQPSSSQSSRSKSSKMSSSSSSHSSGYPQFLRSFHPSEAALAQDQLHPTVGRFEHFTGGSSSSVSAGGLGGLVTSAPPPPPPLHPGLSVPQASSGPSSSPSPSTSVATSNNPPSSSSAVSSLGHQLVGAQSDARSLHQQFSCMLAANQYFLSGVPANSSLEQFLVQQGTHNHLGIGLSQTGGEPSTSLASPPALHSSHSHGHSTPQAQQGTQQPSQQQQLPPHTLSHPHSHSHHHPLHPGSQPSSLGGFDFQGIPVLSSNQIASLMQQEAGLPLPLPLHLSLSKDDGKGESSGGGSNSSGSTTSSRRKKAMAGYLPQRKSDTTSNSSSHGHSSQSGNPSTTSNGGGLGHGQPPSLIGSGVGMSNMGGDPSSLLVSSSSSSSVVSSSSSSAPSSTAASVLVTNESHLSKSANQSSMQPNPTESDSEPIYSCGDCGKSFPHLSSLRRHMRMHEPTTAGTSNTSTTGPNPIHIKTQSDPSLPHSTQETQVPTNSCPSPDKTFNCPECGKSFKKKGHLLQHGVIHSSARPYGCSTCSRAFNRRESLTRHEKIHEEKPFRCPACGRAFRESTSLLNHAASGTCGKPGYHDDHRSQGNPSPCYSGASPCGSGMVGPALRKAPLAPTLHPHSQSHSQHHHQQQQPHLPLSSLLDDSEDDVTSSVNNAISAITAASNSGNRGDDRGDIIGGLLGGLGLGPLGSPSSTSGMDKNFRGVGSQEAMSGNPQNPAAKPKRPRKPRAKKDPAPDGQPPKRRQYTPRMGPSGLPRTHLCSVCGKGFARRETLRRHDRIHTGEKPHHCTVCGKYFREAFHLSKHQTVHSGAKNYKCSICGKEFGYSQSLRRHSKLHQKGELEEVPTTPATENLNSFNPNPQCSIAQERSQNQAPSTSSYYYSQDVKPQDTNPQPQPPAPPQPQPPPQTPPRLYTCAICWKSFRHHFHLTAHHQTVHEGGGEKLFCCEVCGKAFAYSNSLTRHRQSQHGMTRTESSNPQEGSSGSGDNRGGSDVNQSASESEAATNALLQMAPSTESHGGQSLSVVTHSHQQAPPQPPAGYSPLFYDAAHSSASNAPSYSQPLPPNSTIMAPQHPHSPAGVKGEHIYPAGSRSRTLHTTAPFQPLTELPTTEHHHLHHHHHHSHHHPHHQSGTQSQQHLDCSIQSSNDDMRRHKKKKKKSNRREWRENKWEFQDLVRFDGSKRKKKISCTIRGQLNKKQGSLRLTIRRGGGSGGGGYKLVNTGGLKVQILSSLKVPVKRFGCPICPNSVFSRKAGLLVHMAVKHPHKALTTQERLRCVVCGKQSHSPLTAFSHRASHRARGTFSCKRCSIRFWNAMLLRRHKVSCRRRAKGLQRGDAKMLKLSKRKGERQTQESQGPMPYIQGPYKY; encoded by the exons ATGAGtgcccctcctcccccacctttACAACAACAGCCTTCCTCATCTCAGAGCTCTCGTTCAAAGTCAAGCaagatgagcagcagcagctcaagcCATTCTTCAGGTTACCCACAGTTCCTGCGCTCTTTCCACCCGTCTGAGGCAGCACTAGCACAGGACCAGTTACACCCAACTGTAGGCCGCTTTGAGCACTTTACTGGGGGAAGTAGCAGTAGTGTGAGTGCTGGGGGATTAGGGGGATTAGTAACATCAgcacctccaccccctcctcctctgcatcccGGCCTCTCTGTCCCCCAGGCATCATCTggtccctcttcctctccttcccctTCAACCTCTGTGGCCACCTCTAATAACCCTCCTAGCAGCAGCAGTGCAGTCAGTTCTTTGGGACACCAGTTGGTTGGGGCCCAGTCTGATGCACGAAGTCTTCACCAACAATTTAGTTGCATGCTAGCTGCTAATCAGTATTTCCTTTCTGGGGTGCCTGCTAATTCTAGTTTAGAGCAATTTCTTGTTCAACAGGGAACCCATAATCATTTGGGAATTGGTTTAAGTCAGACAGGTGGGGAGCCTTCTACTAGTCTTGCTTCACCTCCTGCTTTGCATTCTTCTCACTCACATGGCCACTCCACTCCTCAGGCACAGCAGGGTACACAGCAGCCTTCCCAGCAGCAGCAACTTCCACCTCATACTCTCTCTCATCCACACTCTCATTCTCATCATCACCCACTCCACCCAGGCTCCCAGCCCTCATCACTGGGCGGCTTTGACTTCCAGGGCATCCCGGTTCTCTCATCAAATCAGATAGCTTCATTGATGCAGCAGGAGGCGGGTTTACCTCTACCCTTGCCACTTCATTTATCTTTATCAAAAGATGATGGTAAAGGGGAAAGCAGCGGAGGTGGAAGTAATAGTAGTGGTAGCACTACCAGCAGTAGGAGGAAGAAAGCAATGGCCGGCTATTTACCCCAGAGAAAATCTGATACTACAAGTAATAGCAGCAGCCATGGTCACAGCAGCCAAAGTGGTAATCCTAGCACGACTAGTAATGGTGGCGGTCTTGGTCATGGTCAGCCCCCATCTTTAATTGGGAGTGGAGTTGGTATGTCAAATATGGGTGGAGACCCATCATCACTTCTtgtctcatcatcttcatcctcatctgtagtttcctcctcctcctcctctgctccctctTCCACTGCTGCCTCAGTATTGGTTACTAATGAGTCTCACCTTTCTAAATCTGCTAACCAGAGCTCAATGCAACCTAACCCCACAGAGTCTGATTCAGAGCCCATTTATAGTTGTGGAGATTGTGGCAAAAGCTTTCCTCACCTTTCAAGTCTTCGTAGGCATATGCGCATGCATGAGCCAACCACAGCAGGTACTAGTAATACTAGCACTACTGGCCCTAACCCtattcacattaaaacacaatcTGACCCAAGCCTTCCCCATTCGACCCAAGAAACCCAGGTCCCAACCAATTCTTGTCCTAGCccagataaaacatttaattgccCAGAATGTGGGAAAAGCTTTAAGAAAAAAGGCCATCTCCTGCAACATGGTGTTATACACTCTTCAGCCCGCCCGTATGGTTGCTCCACCTGCTCTCGGGCTTTTAATCGTAGAGAGTCGCTGACGCGTCATGAGAAGATACATGAGGAAAAGCCATTCCGATGTCCTGCCTGTGGTCGTGCCTTCCGAGAGAGCACATCTCTACTCAACCACGCTGCCTCAGGCACTTGCGGCAAGCCAG GCTACCATGATGACCATCGTTCTCAAGGTAATCCATCTCCATGCTACTCTGGTGCCTCCCCCTGTGGAAGTGGGATGGTGGGCCCAGCTCTGAGAAAGGCACCCCTGGCCCCAACACTGCATCCACATTCACAGAGCCACAGCCAGCACCATCATCAGCAGCAACAACCCCACCTGCCCCTTTCTTCTCTACTGGATGACTCGGAGGATGATGTCACTAGCTCTGTTAATAATGCAATCTCTGCCATAACTGCAGCTAGTAACAGTGGAAATAGAGGGGATGATAGGGGCGACATCATAGGAGGTCTACTAGGTGGTCTTGGTTTAGGTCCTCTGGGCTCACCCTCATCAACATCTGGTATGGATAAGAATTTCAGAGGTGTGGGGAGTCAGGAGGCTATGAGCGGTAACCCACAAAATCCTGCTGCTAAGCCAAAACGTCCCCGCAAACCCAGAGCTAAAAAAGATCCTGCACCTGATGGACAACCCCCCAAACGTAGGCAATACACCCCCAGAATGGGTCCCAGTGGGCTCCCACGCACACACCTGTGCAGTGTCTGTGGTAAGGGTTTTGCACGTCGTGAGACATTACGCAGACATGACCGCATCCATACTGGCGAAAAACCTCATCACTGCACTGTTTGTGGGAAGTATTTTAGAGAGGCATTTCACCTCAGCAAGCATCAAACCGTACACTCGGGGGcaaaaaattacaaatgcaGCATCTGTGGCAAAGAGTTTGGCTACTCCCAGAGCCTCAGGCGGCACAGCAAACTCCACCAGAAAGGGGAACTTGAAGAGGTACCCACTACACCAGCTACAGAGAACCTTAACAgctttaaccccaaccctcaatGTAGCATAGCCCAAGAGAGGAGCCAGAACCAAGCGCCAAGCACCTCCTCCTATTACTACTCTCAAGATGTCAAGCCTCAAGACACCAACCCCCAGCCAcagcctccagctcctccccaACCTCAACCACCGCCCCAAACTCCACCTCGACTCTACACTTGTGCTATATGTTGGAAGTCATTCCGCCATCACTTCCATCTGACTGCCCATCATCAAACGGTTCACGAAGGTGGGGGTGAGAAGCTGTTCTGCTGTGAGGTATGCGGGAAAGCATTTGCTTACTCTAATAGCCTCACCCGACATAGGCAATCGCAGCACGGCATGACACGCACTGAATCGTCTAATCCACAAGAAGGCAGCAGTGGGTCTGGAGACAACAGAGGTGGGAGTGATGTTAATCAGTCTGCATCAGAGAGTGAGGCTGCTACCAATGCCCTGCTACAGATGGCTCCTTCCACAGAAAGCCATGGAGGGCAGAGTCTTAGTGTTGTTACCCATAGTCACCAACAGGCACCCCCGCAACCACCAGCTGGTTACTCTCCACTCTTTTACGATGCTGCCCATTCTTCAGCATCTAATGCTCCATCTTACTCACAGCCGTTGCCCCCAAACTCTACAATCATGGCCCCCCAGCACCCACATTCCCCTGCTGGGGTGAAAGGAGAGCACATATATCCAGCTGGATCCCGTAGCCGTACGCTGCACACGACAGCCCCTTTCCAGCCCCTCACGGAACTGCCCACCACTGAACATCATcatctgcatcatcatcatcatcactcccACCATCACCCTCATCATCAGTCAGGTACTCAGTCCCAACAGCACCTTGACTGCAGCATCCAGTCGTCAAACGATGACATGAGACgacacaagaagaaaaaaaaaaagtccaacagGAGAGAATGGAGGGAAAATAAATGGGAATTCCAAGATTTAGTCAGATTTGATGGAagtaaaaggaagaaaaagataAGTTGTACGATTAGAGGGcagttgaataaaaaacaaggcTCTCTTCGTTTAACAATTAGGCGAGGAGGAGGATCAGGTGGTGGCGGGTATAAGCTTGTCAACACTGGGGGATTGAAGGTGCAGATACTATCATCTCTAAAAGTCCCAGTCAAGCGTTTTGGCTGTCCTATATGCCCCAATTCTGTGTTTTCCCGTAAAGCAGGACTGCTAGTCCACATGGCAGTAAAACACCCACATAAAGCCTTGACCACACAGGAGCGGTTAAGGTGCGTGGTGTGTGGGAAGCAGTCTCACAGTCCTTTGACAGCCTTCAGCCATCGGGCCTCCCATCGTGCCAGAGGGACGTTCTCCTGCAAGCGTTGCTCGATTCGCTTCTGGAATGCAATGCTTCTCCGCAGGCACAAGGTGTCCTGCCGCCGTAGGGCTAAAGGACTACAACGAGGAGATGCTAAAATGCTGAAGCTTtcaaagagaaaaggagagagacagacCCAAGAAAGTCAGGGGCCGATGCCATACATACAGGGACCATACAAATACTAA
- the dbpb gene encoding D site albumin promoter binding protein b, with translation MSRQLTQLPTPDLPAGASPQFGSCTQPGGSLTGGHLNTMTGLKSLLQHPMKGDHRLKPPCEVKDKERLDLDEDSLGVGPMRNGSGIGNSNGSNGCGVGGGGGNGTGNFNHFLGPLLWDRTLPADGGLFQLQYMDLEEFLTENGMGSMHNNNSSSSAQIPSQSSQSAVPNQSSQCPIPSSPPGSSSSSSPSSSSSPSLIGLEVAQPQSLAGGSDCLHGSQTNMNDSCESPCSSSSSSCPPLLTPTGSGPDAVGMFDMDPSDSLSSSSGQQSYDPMRLSFSEEELKPQPMIKKARKILVPDNMKDEKYWTRRYKNNEAAKRSRDARRLKENQISVRAAYLERENAALRQEVAEIRKELGRCRSILSKYENRLADQ, from the exons ATGTCCAGGCAACTCACCCAGCTTCCCACCCCTGACCTCCCAGCTGGCGCAAGCCCACAGTTTGGAAGCTGCACTCAGCCTGGAGGCTCCCTGACAGGGGGGCACCTCAACACCATGACAGGTCTGAAATCCCTTCTGCAGCACCCCATGAAGGGAGACCACCGATTAAAACCTCCATGTGAAGTCAAAG ACAAAGAGAGGCTGGACCTTGATGAGGACTCCTTGGGAGTGGGCCCCATGAGGAATGGCAGTGGAATAGGCAACAGTAATGGCAGCAATGGCTGcggggttggtggtggtggtggaaatGGAACAGGAAATTTCAACCACTTCTTGGGGCCTCTCTTGTGGGATCGCACCCTGCCTGCGGATGGGGGCCTCTTCCAGCTCCAGTACATGGACTTGGAggagtttctgactgaaaatggAATGGGTAGCATGCATAACAACAACAGCTCAAGTTCAGCTCAGATCCCCTCACAGAGCTCCCAGTCAGCTGTTCCCAACCAGAGCTCCCAGTGCCCGATACCCTCATCTCCACCTGgctcctcctcgtcttcatcacctTCGTCATCTTCTTCACCATCGCTCATCGGTTTGGAGGTGGCTCAGCCACAGAGCCTGGCAGGAGGGAGCGATTGTCTGCACG gaagccagaccAATATGAACGACTCTTGCGAATcgccctgctcctcctcctcgtcctcctgtCCACCTTTGCTGACGCCCACAGGCAGCGGGCCGGATGCAGTGGGGATGTTTGACATGGATCCTTCAGACTCTCTGTCCAGCTCTTCTGGCCAACAGAGCTACGACCCTATGAGACTGTCCTTCAGCGAAGAGGAGCTCAAGCCACAGCCAATGATCAAGAAGGCTCGCAAGATCCTAGTGCCCGACAACATGAAG GACGAGAAATACTGGACCAGGAGGTATAAAAACAACGAGGCAGCTAAGCGTTCCCGAGATGCTCGCCGTCTCAAAGAGAACCAAATATCCGTGCGTGCTGCCTACCTGGAGAGAGAGAACGCTGCCCTGCGACAGGAAGTGGCCGAGATAAGGAAGGAACTGGGCCGCTGCCGCAGCATCCTTAGTAAATACGAGAATCGTCTC
- the si:dkeyp-69b9.6 gene encoding uncharacterized protein si:dkeyp-69b9.6 isoform X2 has product MFQFGKYNLDIIEMLSGHQAHQFKGLGLDRQLQHQQQVQLHQHQLQQQQQQQAESSGALLSGLGLGPLQGSRGYHDDHRSQGNPSPCYSGASPCGSGMVGPALRKAPLAPTLHPHSQSHSQHHHQQQQPHLPLSSLLDDSEDDVTSSVNNAISAITAASNSGNRGDDRGDIIGGLLGGLGLGPLGSPSSTSGMDKNFRGVGSQEAMSGNPQNPAAKPKRPRKPRAKKDPAPDGQPPKRRQYTPRMGPSGLPRTHLCSVCGKGFARRETLRRHDRIHTGEKPHHCTVCGKYFREAFHLSKHQTVHSGAKNYKCSICGKEFGYSQSLRRHSKLHQKGELEEVPTTPATENLNSFNPNPQCSIAQERSQNQAPSTSSYYYSQDVKPQDTNPQPQPPAPPQPQPPPQTPPRLYTCAICWKSFRHHFHLTAHHQTVHEGGGEKLFCCEVCGKAFAYSNSLTRHRQSQHGMTRTESSNPQEGSSGSGDNRGGSDVNQSASESEAATNALLQMAPSTESHGGQSLSVVTHSHQQAPPQPPAGYSPLFYDAAHSSASNAPSYSQPLPPNSTIMAPQHPHSPAGVKGEHIYPAGSRSRTLHTTAPFQPLTELPTTEHHHLHHHHHHSHHHPHHQSGTQSQQHLDCSIQSSNDDMRRHKKKKKKSNRREWRENKWEFQDLVRFDGSKRKKKISCTIRGQLNKKQGSLRLTIRRGGGSGGGGYKLVNTGGLKVQILSSLKVPVKRFGCPICPNSVFSRKAGLLVHMAVKHPHKALTTQERLRCVVCGKQSHSPLTAFSHRASHRARGTFSCKRCSIRFWNAMLLRRHKVSCRRRAKGLQRGDAKMLKLSKRKGERQTQESQGPMPYIQGPYKY; this is encoded by the exons ATGTTCCAATTTGGAAAATACAATCTGGACATTATAGAGATGTTAAGTGGGCATCAGGCCCACCAGTTCAAAGGCCTTGGTTTAGATCGACAACTACAGCATCAACAGCAAGTGCAGCTTCACCAGCATCAActtcaacagcagcagcagcagcaggctgaGTCTTCTGGAGCTCTTCTGTCTGGACTTGGCTTGGGCCCCCTGCAGGGGTCTAGAG GCTACCATGATGACCATCGTTCTCAAGGTAATCCATCTCCATGCTACTCTGGTGCCTCCCCCTGTGGAAGTGGGATGGTGGGCCCAGCTCTGAGAAAGGCACCCCTGGCCCCAACACTGCATCCACATTCACAGAGCCACAGCCAGCACCATCATCAGCAGCAACAACCCCACCTGCCCCTTTCTTCTCTACTGGATGACTCGGAGGATGATGTCACTAGCTCTGTTAATAATGCAATCTCTGCCATAACTGCAGCTAGTAACAGTGGAAATAGAGGGGATGATAGGGGCGACATCATAGGAGGTCTACTAGGTGGTCTTGGTTTAGGTCCTCTGGGCTCACCCTCATCAACATCTGGTATGGATAAGAATTTCAGAGGTGTGGGGAGTCAGGAGGCTATGAGCGGTAACCCACAAAATCCTGCTGCTAAGCCAAAACGTCCCCGCAAACCCAGAGCTAAAAAAGATCCTGCACCTGATGGACAACCCCCCAAACGTAGGCAATACACCCCCAGAATGGGTCCCAGTGGGCTCCCACGCACACACCTGTGCAGTGTCTGTGGTAAGGGTTTTGCACGTCGTGAGACATTACGCAGACATGACCGCATCCATACTGGCGAAAAACCTCATCACTGCACTGTTTGTGGGAAGTATTTTAGAGAGGCATTTCACCTCAGCAAGCATCAAACCGTACACTCGGGGGcaaaaaattacaaatgcaGCATCTGTGGCAAAGAGTTTGGCTACTCCCAGAGCCTCAGGCGGCACAGCAAACTCCACCAGAAAGGGGAACTTGAAGAGGTACCCACTACACCAGCTACAGAGAACCTTAACAgctttaaccccaaccctcaatGTAGCATAGCCCAAGAGAGGAGCCAGAACCAAGCGCCAAGCACCTCCTCCTATTACTACTCTCAAGATGTCAAGCCTCAAGACACCAACCCCCAGCCAcagcctccagctcctccccaACCTCAACCACCGCCCCAAACTCCACCTCGACTCTACACTTGTGCTATATGTTGGAAGTCATTCCGCCATCACTTCCATCTGACTGCCCATCATCAAACGGTTCACGAAGGTGGGGGTGAGAAGCTGTTCTGCTGTGAGGTATGCGGGAAAGCATTTGCTTACTCTAATAGCCTCACCCGACATAGGCAATCGCAGCACGGCATGACACGCACTGAATCGTCTAATCCACAAGAAGGCAGCAGTGGGTCTGGAGACAACAGAGGTGGGAGTGATGTTAATCAGTCTGCATCAGAGAGTGAGGCTGCTACCAATGCCCTGCTACAGATGGCTCCTTCCACAGAAAGCCATGGAGGGCAGAGTCTTAGTGTTGTTACCCATAGTCACCAACAGGCACCCCCGCAACCACCAGCTGGTTACTCTCCACTCTTTTACGATGCTGCCCATTCTTCAGCATCTAATGCTCCATCTTACTCACAGCCGTTGCCCCCAAACTCTACAATCATGGCCCCCCAGCACCCACATTCCCCTGCTGGGGTGAAAGGAGAGCACATATATCCAGCTGGATCCCGTAGCCGTACGCTGCACACGACAGCCCCTTTCCAGCCCCTCACGGAACTGCCCACCACTGAACATCATcatctgcatcatcatcatcatcactcccACCATCACCCTCATCATCAGTCAGGTACTCAGTCCCAACAGCACCTTGACTGCAGCATCCAGTCGTCAAACGATGACATGAGACgacacaagaagaaaaaaaaaaagtccaacagGAGAGAATGGAGGGAAAATAAATGGGAATTCCAAGATTTAGTCAGATTTGATGGAagtaaaaggaagaaaaagataAGTTGTACGATTAGAGGGcagttgaataaaaaacaaggcTCTCTTCGTTTAACAATTAGGCGAGGAGGAGGATCAGGTGGTGGCGGGTATAAGCTTGTCAACACTGGGGGATTGAAGGTGCAGATACTATCATCTCTAAAAGTCCCAGTCAAGCGTTTTGGCTGTCCTATATGCCCCAATTCTGTGTTTTCCCGTAAAGCAGGACTGCTAGTCCACATGGCAGTAAAACACCCACATAAAGCCTTGACCACACAGGAGCGGTTAAGGTGCGTGGTGTGTGGGAAGCAGTCTCACAGTCCTTTGACAGCCTTCAGCCATCGGGCCTCCCATCGTGCCAGAGGGACGTTCTCCTGCAAGCGTTGCTCGATTCGCTTCTGGAATGCAATGCTTCTCCGCAGGCACAAGGTGTCCTGCCGCCGTAGGGCTAAAGGACTACAACGAGGAGATGCTAAAATGCTGAAGCTTtcaaagagaaaaggagagagacagacCCAAGAAAGTCAGGGGCCGATGCCATACATACAGGGACCATACAAATACTAA